A single window of Watersipora subatra chromosome 9, tzWatSuba1.1, whole genome shotgun sequence DNA harbors:
- the LOC137404500 gene encoding phytanoyl-CoA dioxygenase domain-containing protein 1-like has protein sequence MANKNPNWVDEFESKGYAVIEDFSTSEECDEMKAEMYRVLNELEITAEHMAVFSSSDEEKFEASKWDYFFKSAGKVRYFFEKDALKEDGTLTVPKDRSICKVALALHWHNEVFKRFSFSNKMKSLAHDLGYKKPAVVESVYLFNNPGSGAHDHHQDGGTFWMEPMKLCGLFLALDDADEKTGCMWFIPESHRESKPELPMIKQEDDNGVISLKPGDYRFYADTSKFTPCPAKKGSLVLIHGLVVHKNNNNETNEPKNAYTMHLVEQEGTTWSPDNWLQSTEELPFNPLYSN, from the exons ATGGCCAACAAGAATCCAAACTGGGTTGACGAG TTCGAATCCAAAGGATATGCAGTTATTGAGGATTTTTCTACGAGTGAAGAGTGTGATGAGATGAAAGCCGAGATGTATCGAGTTTTGAACGAATTAGAGATTACTGCAGAGCATATGGCTGTGTTCTCTTCTAGTGATGAGGAAAAGTTTGAG GCTTCTAAATGGGACTACTTTTTTAAAAGTGCTGGAAAAGTGAGGTATTTCTTTGAGAAGGATGCTTTGAAAGAAGATG GTACTCTGACAGTGCCCAAAGATCGCAGCATCTGCAAGGTTGCACTCG CTCTTCACTGGCATAATGAAGTCTTCAAGAGATTCTCTTTCAGTAACAAAATGAAG TCTTTGGCTCACGATCTTGGATACAAAAAACCAGCAGTTGTAGAAAGTGTCTACTTGTTCAATAATCCTGGATCTGGGGCTCATGATCATCACCAGGATGGTGGTACCTTCTGGATGGAACCTATGAAGCTCTGTGGTCTCTTTCTCGCTCTCGATGATGCCGATGAGAAAACAGGATGCATGTGGTTTATACCAGAGTCACACAGGGAGA GCAAACCAGAGCTTCCTATGATAAAACAGGAGGATGACAATGGAGTGATAAGTTTGAAACCTGGTGATTATAGGTTTTACGCAGATACGAGTAAATTTACTCCTTGTCCTGCGAAAAAAG GATCCTTGGTTCTTATCCACGGACTTGTCGTACACAAAAATAACAACAACGAGACAAATGAACCAAAGAATGCCTACACTATGCACCTTGTTGAACAGGAGGGGACAACTTGGAGTCCTGACAACTg